AGAGGGCCAGGCgcccccttccttccctgactGTGCTGCCGGCTTCCTCACCGCCGCCCCTGACAGCGCGTGCGAGGAGCCGCCCGCACCCGCCGGCCTCTCGGACTACGGCGGCGCCGGAAGGGACTTCCTTAGGGGGGCCTCGGCGGCCGAGGACGTGTTCCCGGAGAGTTACGTGTCCGCTTGGCAAGATGAGGATGGCACCGCCGCGGAAGCCTGCCCCCCCGATACCCCGGCTCCGCCTGACTGCGTCCTGTCCGGATCCCGCGTCCCCAGCGTGAAGACCCCGGGCCCCCCAGTCTCGCTTTTCCCTTTTCATCTGGGCGCTCCTGGGCCGCCTGCGCAGCCTTCTCCCGCGCCCTCCGGGCCGGCTCCTGCACTCTCCTCCGCCTTCTACCCCGCGCTCCAGCCAGATGCGGCCCCAAGTGCGCCTCCGGGGGAGGCACCGGCCCCGCCGCCCGCTGCTCCTGCTGCGGCCCCCTCGGCCACCCCTGCCCGAGCTCCCGGTGCTGCCGAGTCACCTGCCTATGAATGCAGTCACTGCCGCAAGACGTTCAGCTCACGGAAAAACTACACCAAGCACATGTTCATCCACTCCGGTGAGCCGGGATGGGTCTCTGAGCCCCTTGGTCATTAGAGATTCAAGCCTGAGGGAGGATTGGGCACTGGGCAAGCGGGGTGGAGGCACTCATGCGGTTCTGATGCTCTTTCGTGACCCCAGGGGAGCCTGGAAATTGAGCCCCAAGTGTGACATGTAGCGGGGAGGGGAAGCCCCTCCACTGGAGAAGCAGGAGCTCCTGCAAGTCCCCTACCTCGACTTATTGGTGCAGGAGGAATCCTAAGGCTGGGTAAAGGAGCAGGAACTTGCCCAGAGCTTTTGGAAAGCTGGCAGTGAAGCCTTTACTCACCGCGATCTGGGCTGATCTGGAGGAACAGAGCCTTGGCAGGGATAAATAGCCAGGCTGGGAAGCAGTGCTGCAGGGAGCCTCCTGGGTCTTCTGGCTGTCCCTGGGTTCATTGACAGACTGGATGGAGAAAGGATGAGTTCGCTGGCCTAGGGAAAGCAtgcagagtaggcagagaggtgccCTGATCAAGGCTGGGGGTGGCAGATGGGGCTACATTGTGGGGACCCTACAGCtgcagagggaggaaagggaagctCCTTGAAGACCATGGGGCGGTCCCCTAAAACCTCAGCTCATCTGGGAGGTGCTCTGCAGTGGctaagggagagacagggagtaTGCTAGGGTGAGCAAGTGGAGACTGTGGCACTAGAGGCTGAGGTggtggctggcaagtcctggGTGTGTTCCCCCCCAAGGGGGGATTCCCTAGGGTCTCAGGTGGAGGACAGGGGTATGGAGTGTCAAAGACTGCCTGCAGGGCTGAACTGGATGTTAGGAAAAGCAAAGATTTGGCTGGGAATCCTGTGGGAGTGGAGTGGGGAGTTCTGCAGGGCCAGGAATTTGGGATTTCACTGTGAATGGATGGGAGGGCATCAGTGTTCTGAGGTAAGGAGTGACTGAGATGTGGTTTACACCATCATCCCCACCTGGCTGTCTTGAGATGAAGGGGAGAGGATACAGTTCAGCCTGTGGAGAGCTGCCAGGGGCCCCAAGGTAGTGCCAGCCAAGATTTGGAGCTTTGTGTCGCCTTAGCCAGGTGCCAGGCCTGGTTGGTCTGGGGGAACCCCCTGCCCAGGCACTGCCCTGCAGTCCCTCTGCCACTGAGATGGGTTTTTTATTAATACCTGATGATTTAAGAGCTAACACCGTCTGCGCCACCCCAGGAACATTATAAGCTGCCAGGAGACAAAGGTTCTGGGCAACAGGGGCTTCCagtaggggtggggggcaggtatgCCTGTGTCTCTCCCAGTGTAAGCCTACTGGGCCTTGCAAGACTGTCCCCAGAATGGTGGCCAGCAAGCAGAGTACAGAATGCTCCATGGGCAtagcaggagtggggggaggggaagtccCTAGAGGTGGGGGACTAGTGATCAGTCACGAGGGGCAGCGTTATCCCAGACCTCTGTTCGGAGGGTACCTGTTAGAGTTGGGGGCCCCTGACAGTGGTATCCCGGTATGGCGGTAAGGGTCTGGGAAAGGGGtgtccccgctgagtggggataCATACTGGGTCATCTTGGGGGAGGGTCCCTGTTGAGTTGGaaggtcgggggggggggtgaggggggtgaggggtggtccCGGGAGGGAGTGTCCTTAACGGGAGAGGGGGAttctgggaggagaggggagagcccCTTCCCAGCTGACATACCCTGTCGCCCATAGGGGAGAAGCCCCACCAGTGCGCCGTGTGCTGGCGATCTTTCTCGCTGCGCGACTACCTGCTGAAGCACATGGTCACGCACACAGGCGTGCGTGCCTTCCAGTGCGCGGTCTGCGCCAAGCGCTTCACGCAGAAGAGCTCGCTCAACGTGCACATGCGCACGCACCGGCCGGAGCGCGCGCCCTGCCCCGCCTGCGGCAAGGTCTTCTCCCACCGCGCGCTGCTCGAGCGCCACCTGGCCGCACACCCGGCACCCTGATCCGGTTCCGGGCCCCCACGGCGCGGGATTGAGCATGCCCCCACGCGGTAGGCCGCCCTTGGCCGGGATGGGGACCTCCGGTGGAACTAGGCCACAGCCGCTGCGGGACCGGTTCATACCTGCCTAGATGCCTGGACCACGCTCCCACCGTCAAACCGCACTTTCCCCAGAGCACaggccttccctctccttccaccctttTCCCCAGACCTGACAGGGGTCCAGCCTGCCTGGGGAGGAGAGGTCCTCCCTCCTCCTTAGACACTTATGATGGTGGCGGGCTGGGGTTGGTCAGGGACCGGCCATCCCTGAGAACTGAATCACTTCTGGCCTAAACTCGGACTGGCTGCTCAGACCCTTGGGCCAGGCCCAAGGTTTGTGGCTTGATTGGGGTGGATTCTGGAGCTGCTCCTCTGTCCCAGTGTAAAGCTGGGCATGATCCTGGACTACCCCTCCGTCAGTATAGCGTCTAGGGGGCTCAGGTGGACCCATCGTGGACTGGGACAGGGCCTCAGGACCCCCGCTCTCTAATAAAGTACTGTGGGCCATGGGTTCCAAACTCGGAAGCTGTGAACTCCCAGACCCGTGCATTTCTCACCATCACAGACTGGTTGAGGGCATCGGGGCTCAGTGCCCCCGTCCCTGGGCAGCTGACCCTAATCTCCCAGGCTCCCTGGGCGGAGACAGGACCGCCCGCTTGGCCACTCATGCTTCTGTTCTCCGGGTGGGAATGGGATGCTTATATGACTGGCACTTGGCTCTTCTAGAGCCAGCCCTGAGGTGCGCTTCGAAGGGGGAAGCCATATGTGGAAAAGATGCAGATTTTGAGGCCTTTCCCACCAGAACTTTAAAGCCCTTTGGACTTtaggctcccctcccccattctcttgGGCACAATGGTTGAGCACCTTCCTTGCGGGGGCGGGGGAACACGCTTCCAGGGAGTCTTTGAGGCCAGGTAGCCAGGTGGTCATCTGAGCTCCAGGATGCCTACCCTGACCAGTAGGTTCTGAAATGCAGGGGAAGGGGGGCTGAAGGGGAGCGGCAGCCAGGACCCTTGGGCTGCTAACCTGGTGACCAAAGATACTGATCCCTAGTATCAAACCAGTGTCACGAGACCCTGTATCACATAGGCTGTCCGCCCAGAAAGTAGCTCCAGAACATGGGGGCGCCTGACCCTGGGCATCCTGTCTTAAGACTTgtggagcaggtggagaggggttTGAACTACAGATGTGCAGGCTCCCAGTTCAATGACAGCACCTTTCTGAGCTCCCCCTCTGTGATTGCCTCCAAGAGATGAAGGGCTAAGGGCTTCTGGTCCAACCATTCACAGACTGCCCTGCCCACGTTTGTGGAGGGTGGTGAGTTTAGCCTCCTGAACCCCAAGGATAGTCCCCATGgatgcctgggggtggggatatAAGAACAGGGTTTGAATTTAGGCGCTGAATTTCAGTGCCAGTCACATACCTGGCTAGAGGCAGGCACAGTGAAAAagactggttttaaaaaaaaaaaaaaaggctggtggGTGGAGCCCTGAGGCCAGAAGCATTGCTGTCAACACCcctggggtcgggggtggggctAAGGGGTCAAAGATCTAGGCCGGGCAGCCCCTGGCAAAGTTTCTAGGATTCTGTGGACACTTCTCTGAGAAGGGAGCAGGTGCAATGAGCATCTGGCTGCGACTCACCTTTTTACTGTTGCTGCCGCAAACCCTGGGGCAGCCCTCATGGCCTGCTGCAGTGGCCCTGGCCCTGCGCTGGCTCCTGGGAGACTGGATCTTCTGTGTGCTGCTTGGCCTGGCCATGCTGGCACAGCCCTGGCTCTACATCTGGATGCCCCACTGGCTGAGTCTGGCAGCCGCGGCGCTCACGCTGGCTCTGCTGCCTCCACAGCCACCCCCAGGGCTGCGCTGGCTGCCTGCGGATATGGCCTATATCCTCAGGATTCTCCACCTGGGCCTGGTGGTCAGATCGCGCATGAGACGCCACCCGCCTGACACCTTTGTGGATACCTTCGAGCGACGAGCACGAGCACAGCCGGGCCACACACCCTTGGTGTGGAAGGGGCCAGGGGGCCGCTCAGTCACCTTCAGGGAGCTGGACGAGAGGGCATGCCAGGCAGTGTGGGCCCTGAAAGCCGAGCTGGGCAGCCTCACAGACTTGCTTGGCGGGCAGTCGGCTGCCCTCCTGGTGCTGGAGTCCCAAACCATTCCAGCCTTGGGTTTGTGGCTGGGGCTGGCCAAGCTGGGCTGCCCAGTTGCTTGGATCAATCCGCATGGCCGGGGAGCACCCCTGCTGCACTCCGTGCTGAGCTCTGGGGCTCGGCTGCTGGTGGTGGACCCAGGTGAGGACCCCAGAGGCTAGCAGAGGACGGAGGGTGAGGTAGCAGGGGACATACGTGGAGGACTGCTGTTCAGAGGGTCCTGATGAGGGAGCTGGGCAAGGAGCTCCTTGCTTCCTACCCACCCTCACAGGCAATTAGAGTCAAAACTTAATTGCTAAAAATTTGGGGGTTACtagaggttattttttaaaagattgattgattgatttaaggggtgccttggtgactcagttggttaagcctctgccttcggctcaggtcatgatcccagagtcctgggactgagccctgcattgggctctctgctcagtggagagcctatttcaccctctgcctccccctgcctgtgctctgccaaataaatctttttttaaaaagatttatttattttaaaaagagtgaatgggggaggggcagaggaagacggagagagaatccttgagctgactccctgctgagcgcagagccccatgcagTGCTGTCAGGTTCCAATCCAAGGACATTGAGACCACGatctgagatgaaaccaagagctggctcAATATAACCACCTGAGACCCCCGGGCGCCGTGTTTTTGCCAACAAATACTAATTATGGGGCTCTTTACAGAAGAATGTCTAAGTTTTTCTCTGCCAGCTGCTTCCCGTTTTGCTTGCAGTAGGCCCTTCTCCCCTATACTTGGGTCTCAGGTCTCACCCCTCCTGACCTCATCTATGGGCTTTTCCCCAATTTCTCttctgacccatccctgcagaaCTCCGGGAGAACCTGGAAGAGGTCCTTcccaagctgcaggcagagaACATCCGATGCTTCTACCTCAGCCAGTCCTCCCCAACACCAGGAGTGGGGGCCCTGGGGGCTGCTCTCGATGTTGCACCCACTGACCCGGTGCCCACTGACCTACGTGCTTGGATCACACCACAAAGTCCTGCCCTGTTTATCTACACCTCTGGGACCACTGGTGAGGGTGCCCAGCAACCCTAGCCCTGATCTCTGAACCCTAACACTGCCCTAACCCCAAGCTGGACATGTGCCTCAAACTTGACCTCTGAAACCCATCCTACCCTTTGATTGTGACACCTGGCCTGAACTCTGACCCCCAATGTGTTTTGACTGGTCAGTGCCAGAATTCTGCCTCTGACCAGTAAACAGTCACTGAAACCCTAACCGAGCTTTGGAATTTACCCTCTGAGCcccatatcaattttttttccctgagcccACCCGGAAATTCCCATACTTGACCACTCTCTAAGAGCCTCAAGGCCCTCACTGCAGACCTGACCATGGTGACCCACTTCTACCGGCTGTCCTCTCACCACCCTTCCCACTCCATTCCCCAGGGCTCCCAAAGCCGGCCATTGTCACACATGCGCGACTGCTGCAGATGTGCAAGATGCTGTCTCTGGCTGGGATCACAGCTGATGACGTGGTCTACACAGTCTTGCCTCTGTACCACGTGATGGGGTTTATCCTTGGGGTCCTCGGCTGCCTGGAGCTCGGTAAGCCCTTTTCTGAAGACCCCTCCAATCCATGGGACCTCCAGACTCAATGTCAGGGTGGTACTTTCAGGGTAACAAGGCCCTACACGTTACCCAGCACCGAAGTTTTACTCTTGACAAGGAACACACAGCAGCAGGCCCCAAGGCTACTTGAGCAGAGATTTGGTCACTTAGACAGTCCCTAATGGTTTTGCTGTTGTCAGAAGGAGACAGGCTGGTATGAGTGTTGAGATTGTCAGTGACTGTTAGGTGTGCACCAAGCTTTCCACTGGGCTTTCTTCCTGGACACCTGACAAGCAATTCTGACTGGGAACTCTCCAGTGTTTTctttctgagtttttattttaaaaaattttgaaacacatacaaatttctaaatatttctacaTGAATCCTCATGTGCCCACCACCCAGCTTCAGCTACCACCAGTACTTTGCTTTCAAACATACACAGTAAAAGTAGAGAAGAGTTTGATGTCTCACATATCTTCACCCACCCTTGACAATTATTAACATGTTGCCAATCGTTCTTCATGTTTTCCTCTATTTCTCAATTATTTTATAACAAATCCTAGACACTGTATCTTTTTGTTTGTAAGTTTTCAGTATGTATCTCTAACATATAAGGACTTAAGAACTGTCACCATAGTGATATCACATCTGACAAAATTAACAGTAACTCTAATATCATCTGATGCACAGCACAGGTCACGTTCAGATTCCCCCAATGACACGTCTGTGTTACAGCTGAAGTCCCCTCACTGTACCTGCTTGTTTGGCTTTGCTCCTCTTTCTCCTGCCTTTCTGGTCAGACTGGAAACTTCCTCTAGAGATGTTAGATTGAAGTCAGTTATTGATGGCAAGAACCTTGGTGGAATCCCATGTACTTCTTAAATCATTACACTGAAGGCAGCTCGTAACTGTTACCCTACCTTAGAGAGGCTGAGATGAACTGGGGAGCTGTTACGGGtgtatctgtgtatgtatgtatgtatagctGACACagttacattagcttcaggtgcACAATGTAGCAATTAGAGAAATCTATACTGCGGGGAAGGGCTTTAATTGGAAAACTCCCCATCAACCTTCCCCCCGTGGTTTTTCCAGCTCTTGAAGACCTTTCCTGAATCAGGCATTTCATTACAGGTTGCAAAGTTGTCACTTTCAAGACCAGCATCCATTTTCACACAGAAGGCACTATATTTTACCTCCCTGCCAAAAATACAGCCACACTTGCTACCTCCCCAGGCACACGAGCAGTTGTCCCTCTGGGTGCCAGGATGATAACATTTAGCTCGCAGGGTTTTGTTGAGGATTAGGGTTGAGGTAGGGAGAGTGCCTTCCACAACACAAAGCCAGCTGCAGAGGAGGTGAGCAGCTAAGAAAGGATCACCTTCCTGGAGTGATAAGTAGTGGCCTGTAAAATTTATTAATCCATGTGTCCATCCTCCAAAACATCCTTCCACCATCTACTAACGCATCCATCTAATATACCTCCTCACCCAACACCCATCCATCTGTGCCACCACCTATCCATCtgcccacccatccccccacctatcTGTCTGCCCAGCTAGACATTCATAAAACATTTATCATAATCAATGATTAACATTCATAGCCCTTTGCAGGGCTATGCATAGCCCATTGCAGTGCTCACTTTGTACCAAGTATTGAGCTTAGTATGCATCCTGAAGACAGAATTCAAACCCATGTCCATCTACGCTCTTCTCATGTAGGCAGTCCTTGCTGGGTCAGGGACACACAGTTGAGCTCCAAATCCTGTGCTTCAGAGGGCCACAGTTAGGTAACCAAAGCAGCTTATCACAGTGGCATGGAAGCATGACCTAAAaccctttcctctccctgctcaggagcAACCTGTGTCCTGGCCCCCAAGTTCTCTGCTTCCCGCTTCTGGGATGACTGTCGCCAGCACAGTGTGACTGTGATCCTGTATGTTGGCGAGGTCCTGCGGTACCTGTGTAACACTCCACAGGTGAGGGGCTGAGATTAGGGCTCCATGGCGAACACCTCAGGTGTGAGCCTAGATGTCATCTCAGGTAAAGGTTTCAGAGAGATTCAGGTACAGGACTCAAGCAAGATCCCTTAGGTAAAACACCTCAGGCAACAGCCACAGATAATGCAGCCCACACCATCATAGCTCCTGTGATGGTCAGCAGTGCTGCTTTGGGCAGGTGACttcacctctctcagcctcagtgtcctcatttggAAATCGAGGATAGTAACTCAAAGGGGGTATTTGTGAGAATAAAACACATATAAAGTGCCTAGAACAAAGGGTGGCTCAGGGTAAACTCACTAGATGTAAACTTACACAGCAATAAAATATGGATCCCAGGTAAAATGCTTCAGATAACTACCTCCAGGTAAGGCCCCCAGGTGTCTCCCTGCAAGTCACTCCCCGGTTTACCTCCAGGTAAGGGCTCCTAAGTAATCCCTCCAGGTAACCTCTCTCCAGGTCAAAGTTCCAGGTACTACCCCTATATAAGATCCCAGATATTTCCCCTAGGTAAGCCTTTTAGGTActacccccccccccgggaaCCTCTGCAGGTAACCCTCCGAGTACAGACTCCACGTAACTACTCTCAAGTAAGAACCTTTGTTAGACTACTAGGTATAGATGCCCCCGCCCCCATCACCTCCCAGGTAAGTCCTCAGGTAAGGACCAAGAGATAGCCTTCATAGGTAAGGGTCCTAGGGCACACTCCTCTTCACCCTTCTTGGGATGTCCCTACAGCGACCAGAGGACCGGACACATACAGTCCGCTTGGCAATGGGCAATGGACTCCGGGCAGATGTGTGGAAGTCCTTCCAGCAGCGCTTTGGCCCTATTCAGATCCTGGAAAGCTATGGCTCCACGGAAGGCAACATTGGCTTCGTCAACTACCCAGGGCGCTGTGGGGCCCTGGGCAAGATGAGCTGCTTGCTTCGAGTGAGTGGGTTGGGTGGGACAGTAGCCCTGATGGAGGCTGAGCCCACAGGACCTCTACTGACACTTCCCCATCCCCCGACTCAGATGCTGTCCCCCTTTGAGCTTGTACAGTTCGACACGGAGGCCGAAGAGCCTGTCAGGGACAATCGGGGATTCTGTGTCCCTGTGAGGCCAGGTACGTTCCCTGGGTGTAGGAAGGGCGGGGGCCATCTGCTCCTTGGCTGGAACAAGCTTTGAGGTCAGTGCCCAGTGGTGGTGTCTGCTGCCCTCACCTGTGTGACCACTGCTTGGGGACCTCTGCCTCTCAGCTACTCAGCTCTGCCTGACTCCTCTGCCTCAATCCCTTGCTCTGCTGGGTCTCTGAGGGTTCATCTGTGGAAGTCATGTCCTCCCAGGCATCAGTCTCTGGTCCTTCTGGAAGGTCCTTCTTCCAGTACCTTCTCCTAGGGTCTTCTCTCCTGGTGCCATGCGTGGTCTTGGCCATATCTTTCTTACTACCGCCGTCTGTCTCTGTCCCTTGACCTTCCCTTGTTATCCTATTTCTAGTGAGCTCCCCAATATctcctgtccccccccccccaactttctcTCCaggtctccctctgtctcctctttGGCAGGCTCTCGGGGATGAAGAGTCTACCACAGCTGGGAACTTCCGGCCGGGGGCTGGTGGGCTGTGCGGTTCCTGGCCAGGGATAAGGCCCTAATTCCAACTCCTACCCCCAGGGGAAGCGGGGCTTCTGCTGACCCAGGTCTCGGGCCACCAACCTTTCGTGGGCTACCGCGGGGCGCGAGAGCTGtcggaacgcaagctggtgcggGATGTGCGGCGCAGGGGCGACGTCTACTTCAACACCGGTGACGTGCTGGCCATGGACGAAGAAGGCTTCCTCTACTTTCGCGACCGCCTCGGGGACACATTCCGGTCGGGTCCCGGGTGGGACTGTGAGGGCGGGTGGCCAGGACTTCCGGGTCCTTTGGAGGAGCCAGGCTGAGAGGGCGGGACTTCCGGGTCCTGGGGGCGTGGCTCCCGACCCCCCGCTCCTCGAGGGGCGTGGCTCCCCGATCCCGAGGGACGCGGAGCGGGGCAGAACCAGCTCCCAGATGCCGCAGGAGGGGCTTGGTGGGCAAGAGGACGCCTCGGCTTTGCCAGGGCTGCTGTCTCTAGCACTGGTCCAACCCCACAGATGGAAAGGGGAGAACGTGTCCACGCGGGAGGTGGAGAGCGTTCTGTCGCTCGTGGACTTCCTGCAGGAGGTGAACGTCTACGGCGTGTCGGTGCCAGGTGCGGAGGGCTTGCCTCCTTTTAAACCGCCAACAGCTTTGTGGGCGGAGGGGTGTTATCCAGACTTCACGGGGTGAGGGGGAGCTGCTGGAGCAGAGCCAGTGAGCAGAGAAGGGCCACGTGAGATGGTCAGCCATGGGCGCTATGAGGTGGGTGACCCCGGAATGACTGGTGTGTTCCCCAGGTTGTGAGGGCAAGGTGGGCATGGCTGCTGTGCGGCTGGTCCCCGGCCAGACCTTCGATGGTGAGAGGATGTACCAGCATGTCCACACTTGGCTCCCTGCCTATGCTGCACCCCATTTCATCCGTATCCAGGTGAGCTCTGGGTGGcagaagcaggtggaggggaggtCTCGGCCTGGGGCTCAGTCGGGTTATGCTTACTGCCCCTGCAGGACACCCTGGCGATCACAAGCACATTCAAACTGGTGAAAACCCGTTTGGCACGCGAGGGCTTCAATGTAGGCATCATTGCTGACCCTTTGTTCGTGTTGGACAACCAGGCAAAGGCCTTCCGGCCCCTGACGCCAGACACGTACCAGGCCGTGTGCAATGGAACCTGGAGACTCTGATCATTTAGCCAGTCCAGAGGACCTCTTAAGTGGTAGCGCCCAGTGCTGACTACCACTCCCATTTGCAGGGTCACTTCCCCCCACCCAAACCTGCTGAGGGCCATCATGAATCCTAGCCTGGCCAGAGAGTGAGATGATGCTAGGCCCAGTAGCAGAGTGAGAATGAACTTGGATGTGTACAGATGTCTACTACAGATGTAGGGGCCAAGGGCAGATGGGCCACTTCGGCAAAAAGGTTATTTTGtgttaaaagcaataaaaaactaggagattcaggggtgcctgggtgcagtgggttaaagcctctgccttcgtctcaggtcatgatcctggggtcctgggatcgagcccctcattgggctctctgctcagcagcgagcctgctttccgcaccgcccccccccgcctgcctttctgcctacttgtgatctttgtcaagtaaataaataaaatcttgaaaaacaacaaaaaaaaaccctaacagattcagaagctctttatctcccCCACAAATAACTACATTGTGACAGGGAGGAACCTAGCAAGGCCTCTTTGATCAAATTCCTGTGTCCTCTTGTTCCTGAATGGTCCAAAGACCACTTGTTTACCAAGTATTTACTCTTTCGTCTTCCTTTAAGTTGCATTCTTCCCTACTGAATTCCAGGACCTCTATACCTTTCTCAGTTCAGTATGACATGTATACCTcatttttgtctgtctttggaATTTTATGGCTGTATGTATTTCACATACGTAccaatttaatttgattttcttctgttgaCATGTCTCATGTCCATCTGATTCTTAGTCAAGCCAGAAAGTCCTGGAACGACAGAAGAAATTCTTCCTCTTCAACAGTGGATGGAGATACAGGCAAGGACTTCAGGGCCTAGTGCACTCCAGAGATCTTACTTCAGGGTTCCCCCCACCTACCATCACCCTGCCATGGACCTTGGCAAGTCTCAGGGAAAACCTCTCTCTAGACAATGCCACCAATGTGGGAGGAGCCAGCAGCCTCAGAGTCATTCCAGGGTTGGGACATAAGGCTCACTCTAACTGTAGATCTTTTTGTGGCCTCTGATGGGCTGACTCCAGGCTGGCCGATGTGGTATGGTCTGGAGGGTGTAAGAAGTGCTATCATGGTGATACGACAATGACATCGGGCCAAGCCCAGAAGGATGAGCAACAAGTGACTGGGGAGAGAGTGTCCTTGGCAGAGTGCACCTGCAAAAGCCCTGACGCAAGTCctgtggggaggggtgtggagcAGATCAAGCCCTCTAGAAGATGAAATCAATGTTCTAGGGTCCAAAAGAGCCTGCTGGGCACTGTGTGTACTGTAGGCAGGATCATGTTTTTGCTGGTTTCAGAAAAGTGTAGTACACACTATCTCAGGGGCTTTAAACGTTAGTTGATCATTACCCAACTACATAGTCTGTGGGCCAAGGAAAAGTGAGTGCCAAAGCCTTGGGAAGTATAGTCCTCAATGTCTCAAGAACCAAAAATGCTTCCTTGGGAATTAGGATAAATACAGATACGAATTTCAGGGCACTGAACCCCTGGGAAGTAAAATCCACCCCATGTCAAGGGCTTTAGGTGCTGCCTAAATGTGgatgtgggaggaggggagatcTGCAGGGTGTGTTTAGTGCTGGGGAAGGGGACAGGCATAGCTGATGACACTGCAGGGCGGTCACTGAGTGGGAAGCAGGATGGAGCACGTACACATGGACAGACATTTGTTCAGATAGTGTTGGTATTGCCGAGACCCCGGAAAACACAGGTCTCCTGTGAAAGTGCACTGCCTCCTTGAGCACCCATGTGCCATTAGGAAAGGGTTCTACCCTTAGGCATCTGCCATTGTGGGAGGAGGCTGTGGCCTGTGCGGACCCCAGAAAAGCCCCTGCTTCCCCAAA
The genomic region above belongs to Neovison vison isolate M4711 chromosome 7, ASM_NN_V1, whole genome shotgun sequence and contains:
- the SLC27A5 gene encoding bile acyl-CoA synthetase; translated protein: MSIWLRLTFLLLLPQTLGQPSWPAAVALALRWLLGDWIFCVLLGLAMLAQPWLYIWMPHWLSLAAAALTLALLPPQPPPGLRWLPADMAYILRILHLGLVVRSRMRRHPPDTFVDTFERRARAQPGHTPLVWKGPGGRSVTFRELDERACQAVWALKAELGSLTDLLGGQSAALLVLESQTIPALGLWLGLAKLGCPVAWINPHGRGAPLLHSVLSSGARLLVVDPELRENLEEVLPKLQAENIRCFYLSQSSPTPGVGALGAALDVAPTDPVPTDLRAWITPQSPALFIYTSGTTGLPKPAIVTHARLLQMCKMLSLAGITADDVVYTVLPLYHVMGFILGVLGCLELGATCVLAPKFSASRFWDDCRQHSVTVILYVGEVLRYLCNTPQRPEDRTHTVRLAMGNGLRADVWKSFQQRFGPIQILESYGSTEGNIGFVNYPGRCGALGKMSCLLRMLSPFELVQFDTEAEEPVRDNRGFCVPVRPGEAGLLLTQVSGHQPFVGYRGARELSERKLVRDVRRRGDVYFNTGDVLAMDEEGFLYFRDRLGDTFRWKGENVSTREVESVLSLVDFLQEVNVYGVSVPGCEGKVGMAAVRLVPGQTFDGERMYQHVHTWLPAYAAPHFIRIQDTLAITSTFKLVKTRLAREGFNVGIIADPLFVLDNQAKAFRPLTPDTYQAVCNGTWRL
- the ZBTB45 gene encoding zinc finger and BTB domain-containing protein 45 — encoded protein: MAAAEAVHHIHLQNFSRSLLETLNGQRLGGHFCDVTVRIREASLRAHRCVLAAGSPFFQDKLLLGHSEIRVPPVVPAQTVRQLVEFLYSGSLVVAQGEALQVLTAASVLRIQTVIDECTQIIARARAPVPGAPAPLPTPVPPPLAPAQLRHRLRHLLAARPPGHPGAAHSRKQRQPARLQLPAPTAPTKAEGSEDPALPAAPDDGGGDCDEETDDETDGEDGEGGGPGEGQAPPSFPDCAAGFLTAAPDSACEEPPAPAGLSDYGGAGRDFLRGASAAEDVFPESYVSAWQDEDGTAAEACPPDTPAPPDCVLSGSRVPSVKTPGPPVSLFPFHLGAPGPPAQPSPAPSGPAPALSSAFYPALQPDAAPSAPPGEAPAPPPAAPAAAPSATPARAPGAAESPAYECSHCRKTFSSRKNYTKHMFIHSGEKPHQCAVCWRSFSLRDYLLKHMVTHTGVRAFQCAVCAKRFTQKSSLNVHMRTHRPERAPCPACGKVFSHRALLERHLAAHPAP